One window from the genome of Benincasa hispida cultivar B227 unplaced genomic scaffold, ASM972705v1 Contig508, whole genome shotgun sequence encodes:
- the LOC120069569 gene encoding homeobox-leucine zipper protein ATHB-40-like codes for MNHQETEEHQAVQISQLYTELYIQMVPQQGNLSESKPRRRRKKNRGSEAEAAAGGKKRKLTAAQVLLLESNFGSEHKLESERKDRLASELGLDPRQVAVWFQNRRARWKNKKLEEEYSNLKKLHESVVVEKCRLETEILKLKEQLSEAEKEKERVIMGERADGPLSSSSPSPSMSMDAVDPTCLGEIPPLYEDVFYYMPENYCIYGMEWPNPYI; via the exons ATGAACCACCAAGAAACTGAAGAGCATCAAGCAGTACAAATCTCTCAGTTGTACACTGAATTATACATCCAAATGGTACCCCAACAAG GTAATTTGAGTGAGTCTAAACCCAGACGACGTCGTAAGAAGAACAGAGGATCGGAAGCAGAGGCGGCGGCAGGGGGAAAAAAGAGGAAGCTCACGGCGGCGCAAGTTCTTCTTTTGGAATCGAATTTCGGGAGTGAACATAAATTGGAGTCGGAAAGAAAGGACCGTTTAGCGTCGGAGTTGGGGCTGGATCCCCGGCAGGTGGCTGTCTGGTTTCAGAACCGCCGTGCACGGTGGAAGAACAAGAAACTTGAGGAGGAGTATTCTAACTTGAAGAAGCTTCATGAATCCGTCGTCGTTGAAAAATGCCGTCTAGAAACCGAG ATACTAAAGCTAAAAGAACAACTTTCAGAAgcagagaaagagaaagagagggtAATAATGGGAGAACGGGCCGATGGGCCTTTAAGCAGCAGCAGCCCAAGCCCATCAATGTCAATGGATGCCGTGGACCCCACGTGCCTTGGAGAAATTCCACCATTATATGAAGATGTGTTTTATTACATGCCTGAAAACTATTGTATTTATGGCATGGAATGGCCTAATCCCTACATTTGA